In Xiphophorus hellerii strain 12219 chromosome 8, Xiphophorus_hellerii-4.1, whole genome shotgun sequence, the genomic window GAAAAACCACATTCAGGTTCAAAGACAAGGGAGCAGAATTAAGTTACGCTCTGTTTGCTTTACTTTGAAGGGTGCAATTTGTTCAGAGCTCATGCAAAAAAGTACAAGAAGTGCACAGATCTCTCTATATATCAGGCCTGTGCTCAGACGCAAAACCTGACTGAATCCACAAGAATGAAGATATACAGCATGGTTCTCACTCTCTAGACTGTGCTTACTATTTTTCTATTACAATGGCAAGCAAGAGCTTTTCAGTCTGATGAATTGCCTTTCTAATGCCACTATAGTCAGTGACATGTTCCAGCCTGATGGCAGAGCTCCATGCATGCGTGTGTAAAACCACACATACATGCGCATGAGTGTGTCAGAGAGCACTGCAGGCAAAGGGAGGGAAGAAGAGACGCTAATTGAAATTCCTTCAGCCATGTCTGGCAAAAACTTGGTGTCTGAGTggcacacacagacaaacacataTATTCACACTGGCCCTGGCCCTAATAAAAGTGGGTTTTGCCATATGGAGGCCATGTGCAAAAGTGGCCTCTCTCCGCTCAGCtgcatgcgtgtgtgtctgtgtgttccCAGCAGGGGAGGCATATTCTACAAAAGTCCCAGGGTCAGATGCATGGAGACCTATGACATGTGTATGAGAGATAAAGACCTATAGCAATGCACGTAGAGATGCACAAAGCAATTGGCTCCTTGATTGGGCCTGATGGGTAACAAGTTGTTGGTGAActccaaaaaaaatctttttccagTCAGGGAATGCAGCATCAACATTCTCTGTGGAGGTTCTCACTGCGGACTAAAATTCAGATGCTTCTGTATCGCTGATGTGACAGAGATGTAAgaagtttctaaaaaataaacaattttcattATGTTGGGCAATGTCTGTGGTTTATCCAGGCTGCAAGACAGTGAGGGAAAGCAAGACTTAAAGCAGACAAAAGGAAGACTAAACAAACTACTCCAAAGTGATATCATTTTGAGCTTAAAGCTGTTTCAAATGTTGCCAGgtatttgtcatatttcaaagGTAAGGGAAGGATCTACATTCTTGGGATAATAAACAGAGACGGTAGCTTTATTCCCACTAAGTATGCTAATTGACGACGTAAAATGTCTTTACTATGGTATCTCTCACACAGCAGCATGATGTACCTGCTCCTAATATAGCCAAATTGTAACCACAGAAACACAATCTTGACTGGTGTATTTCTAATTAGAATGACTCGTACAGAGACAGACTGAGATTAAGAAAAATGAAGATGATTAAAGGAGCGGGACAGTatccaaagcaaaaataatttctctctGTTTATCAGATGTTGTGTGTCGGATTCAGTAAACTTGTTGGGGAATTTGGGGTAGGTAAGTGTGGGAGTACTTTTCTGTTCTCCCTCAACAACTACTGTCAGTGTGCCCTGAGGCTGCGGAGTTACTCCGAGCTGCTCAGAGGCCAAAATTGTCTGGCAGTCTTGGAGAACTTCCAGATGTGTTTAACTATGAGATAAAAGTTTCGGAGGACAGAATGATAACAGCTGATTTTCTGCTCTCAATCAACCATAACTGGTTGTGATAAGCCTCGCATGGTGAAGTTTTGAAGTATTTAGATATGTTGATGTGCAACTGGGCACTTGGTTCGGGGCCTGCATGACACCCTTTATCAGGTATAACTTCACACAACCGGCAGTAAAAATGTCAGGGAAGTATCTTGGCAGAGCAAGACAAAGACTGGAGCCAGTGCGAAGTAGGACAGCTGTACAAATGTGAAGCTTAGTGGCACTGACAAATAATCCTGTGTTCTCACTGACCCCTCTCAGGATAAATGGGGGTTAAATCATATTTCATAGCCTAGAAAATGCACATTCAGAGAGAGAGGTAGAGATCACTTTACATCTGAGTCAGTAAAACCTCAAACTTAGCATATGTCCACTACTATTTGAGCTGCAACACAATAGCAGCAAGGAGTAAGTGGACTTGTCATTCTCCCCATGGGGTTTGGTAATAGCCGTTTCAGATATTTCCCATCAAAGACGAAGAACTTTCTCTGGGCGATTTCTAATTGATTCCAGTGGATCGTCTCcccttctttgtttttatctgcttgGCTTacttgttttagtttctttttttcgtTCTTCTTccctcctgctcttcttctgTCAAGCTTTCTTCTACCAAGCTCTTTGTAGTCAGACAAATATGCTCTGCCTCCGCACATGGCTGGAAGCATGCAGAGCAGTTATTTGTTCTTTTGCCCAGTCACCTGTCTCAATGTGCACGCTTGctccaaaaaagaaacacagaaacttcaTTCCTTGTAGATAAACTCATGAGgtagacaaaagaagaaaaacttttgtGTCTTTGGCCATTGATAGTCGGAGCTTTGTGTTTGGTGGCTTTAGCATAGCCTTTAAGTTTTACCaaaacagtttattaaaaactcaCTGGGCATAAGTACTGACAAAGAGTATTATTTGGGCCATtaagtaaaagtcaaaaatatacCGTAAGAGATAAACTTTAACTTACTGTATGGATCATCCTCTCTTTTGGTGCCATTGACGTTTCCATCCTTGCCAATGCGAAGAAAGAATTTCTGAAAGGAGAACAGCTTCCTCCTGCGCACGTCTCCTTGAAGATGCTTGTAGCTGCTTCGCACGTGTCGCCCGACAACCGTCGCAGATGATAGCGACACATTAGTCGCCCGTGGCAACCTTGCAGACGATGGACGAACTGGCGCCCAGCAAGGTGGCGTAGGAGTCCCCTCTGGTGCATGGCTCTTTTCAGAGTCTGTCGATGAAGTGCAGGGTCCGAgcaagaggagcagcaggaggaaagtCAGGGGCAAGAAGAGTGATGGAGGTCTGCGGCAGGGGAAGGAGGAGAACCAGGCGACCGGTGCACCTTGTGTCACTGTCCATCTACACATGGTAGTGGAGCTGGGAG contains:
- the LOC116725092 gene encoding fibroblast growth factor 10-like, giving the protein MCRWTVTQGAPVAWFSSFPCRRPPSLFLPLTFLLLLLLLGPCTSSTDSEKSHAPEGTPTPPCWAPVRPSSARLPRATNVSLSSATVVGRHVRSSYKHLQGDVRRRKLFSFQKFFLRIGKDGNVNGTKREDDPYSILEIKSVDVGVVAIRGLSSNHYLAIKKNGDLYGAREFGPDCRLIERIEENRYNTYASAEWRTKKNKCMFVGLNPRGKPLKAKGKKMRRKSTATHFLPMVVQPR